The Thermodesulfobacteriota bacterium genome contains a region encoding:
- the fdxB gene encoding ferredoxin III, nif-specific → MPYITGLTRNGQEWTPMFVKAIDEELCIGCGRCYKVCAHDVLGFEELDEDDSAKMLMKVERPGNCIGCQACGRTCAKKAFAFEPVALS, encoded by the coding sequence ATGCCGTACATCACGGGACTGACGAGAAACGGGCAGGAGTGGACGCCGATGTTCGTCAAGGCGATCGACGAGGAGCTGTGCATCGGCTGCGGCCGCTGCTACAAGGTGTGCGCCCACGACGTGCTCGGTTTCGAGGAGCTGGACGAGGACGACTCCGCGAAGATGCTCATGAAGGTCGAGAGGCCCGGCAACTGCATCGGCTGCCAGGCGTGCGGCCGGACCTGCGCCAAGAAGGCGTTCGCGTTCGAGCCCGTCGCGCTGTCATGA
- the nifX gene encoding nitrogen fixation protein NifX — translation MKVAFASTDGRTIDEHFGAAKRFFVWEIGPGRAEFVSEVAVQEGGEGDEEDRIAARARLLAGCAIVCMTRIGGPAAARLVAGRIHPMKTQEEVPVEEMVGRLQAVLGGSPPPWLRKAMAG, via the coding sequence ATGAAGGTGGCATTCGCAAGCACGGACGGCAGGACGATCGATGAGCATTTCGGGGCGGCGAAGCGCTTCTTCGTGTGGGAGATCGGCCCCGGCCGGGCGGAGTTCGTGTCGGAGGTCGCCGTGCAGGAAGGCGGAGAGGGCGACGAGGAGGACCGCATCGCGGCGCGCGCGAGGCTCCTGGCCGGCTGCGCGATCGTGTGCATGACGCGGATCGGCGGGCCCGCCGCGGCCCGGCTGGTCGCCGGGAGGATCCATCCCATGAAGACGCAGGAAGAGGTTCCGGTGGAGGAGATGGTCGGAAGGCTGCAGGCGGTTCTCGGCGGATCGCCGCCCCCCTGGCTGCGGAAGGCCATGGCAGGTTGA